The following are encoded together in the Paraburkholderia sp. BL10I2N1 genome:
- a CDS encoding glycine C-acetyltransferase → MRDPFLVHLRSTLDQIRADGFYKSERVIASPQSAEVHLEAGNDVLNFCANNYLGLANDPRLVAAAKDGLDRDGFGMASVRFICGTQTVHKELERALAAFLQTDDCILYSSCFDANGGLFETLLDESDAIISDELNHASIIDGVRLSKAKRFRYRNNDLADLEAKLREADAAGARFKLIATDGVFSMDGIIADLAGICDLADRYGALVMVDDSHAVGFIGEHGRGTPEHCGVLSRVDIITGTLGKALGGASGGYVAARKEIIELLRQRSRPYLFSNTLTPSIAAASLKVLELLASDEGAKLRERVRANGAHFRSAMSALGFTLVPGEHPIIPVMLGDAQLASRMADALLHEGVYVIGFSFPVVPKGRARIRTQMSAAHTPEQIDRAVDAFARVGRSLNVI, encoded by the coding sequence ATGCGTGATCCCTTTCTCGTCCATCTGCGCAGCACACTCGACCAGATCCGCGCCGACGGCTTTTACAAAAGCGAACGTGTGATCGCGAGCCCGCAATCAGCCGAAGTACACCTCGAGGCCGGCAACGATGTGCTGAACTTCTGCGCAAACAATTATCTCGGCCTCGCGAACGATCCGCGCCTGGTTGCGGCCGCGAAAGACGGCCTCGATCGAGATGGATTCGGCATGGCGTCGGTGCGCTTCATCTGCGGCACGCAGACCGTGCACAAGGAATTGGAGCGCGCACTCGCCGCGTTTCTGCAAACCGACGACTGTATTCTCTACTCCAGCTGCTTCGATGCGAACGGCGGCCTGTTCGAAACCTTGCTCGACGAATCCGACGCCATCATCAGCGACGAACTGAATCACGCAAGCATCATCGACGGTGTGCGGCTGTCGAAGGCAAAGCGCTTTCGCTACAGGAACAATGATCTGGCCGACCTCGAAGCGAAGCTGCGCGAAGCCGACGCCGCCGGCGCGCGCTTCAAGCTGATCGCAACGGACGGCGTGTTCTCGATGGACGGCATCATCGCCGACCTCGCGGGCATCTGCGATCTCGCGGACCGTTACGGCGCGCTCGTAATGGTCGACGACTCGCACGCGGTGGGCTTTATCGGCGAGCATGGCCGTGGCACGCCGGAGCACTGCGGTGTGCTGTCGCGCGTCGACATCATTACCGGCACGCTCGGCAAGGCGCTGGGCGGTGCGTCGGGCGGCTATGTCGCCGCCCGCAAGGAGATCATCGAGTTGTTGCGGCAGCGCTCGCGGCCCTATCTGTTCTCGAATACGTTGACGCCGAGCATCGCCGCTGCGTCGCTGAAGGTGCTCGAACTGCTTGCCAGCGACGAAGGCGCGAAGCTGCGCGAGCGCGTGCGCGCGAACGGCGCGCACTTTCGCAGCGCGATGAGCGCGCTTGGTTTCACGCTCGTGCCGGGTGAGCATCCCATCATTCCCGTCATGCTTGGCGATGCGCAGCTTGCATCGCGCATGGCGGACGCGTTGCTGCATGAAGGCGTCTATGTGATCGGCTTTTCATTTCCGGTTGTACCTAAAGGCCGCGCGCGCATTCGCACACAGATGAGCGCCGCACACACGCCAGAGCAGATCGATCGTGCCGTTGACGCATTCGCACGCGTCGGCCGGTCCCTCAACGTTATCTAA
- the tdh gene encoding L-threonine 3-dehydrogenase: MKALAKLERAPGLTLTHVKKPEVGHNDVMIRITRTAICGTDIHIWKWDDWAQKTIPVPMHVGHEYVGEIVEMGQEVRGFEIGDRVSGEGHITCGFCRNCRAGRRHLCRNTVGVGVNREGAFAEYLVIPAFNAFKIPPEISDDLAAIFDPFGNATHTALSFNLVGEDVLITGAGPIGIMAVAIAKHVGARNVVITDVNDYRLDLARKMGATRAVNVSRESLRDVMTDLHMTEGFDVGLEMSGVPSAFTSMLEAMNHGGKIALLGIPPAQTAIDWTQVIFKGLEIKGIYGREMFETWYKMVAMLQSGLDLSPILTHRFPVDDYERAFATMLSGESGKVILDWTAA; this comes from the coding sequence ATGAAAGCACTCGCAAAACTTGAACGCGCTCCGGGTCTTACCCTCACGCACGTGAAGAAGCCTGAAGTCGGTCATAACGACGTGATGATCCGTATCACCCGCACGGCGATCTGCGGGACTGACATTCACATCTGGAAATGGGACGACTGGGCGCAGAAGACAATTCCTGTGCCGATGCATGTCGGGCACGAATATGTCGGCGAAATCGTCGAGATGGGCCAGGAGGTACGCGGCTTCGAGATTGGCGACCGGGTATCCGGTGAAGGTCACATTACGTGTGGGTTCTGCCGCAACTGTCGCGCAGGGCGCCGGCATTTGTGCCGCAATACCGTTGGCGTTGGAGTCAATCGTGAAGGCGCGTTTGCCGAATATCTGGTCATTCCGGCCTTCAACGCGTTCAAGATTCCGCCTGAAATTTCCGACGATCTCGCCGCGATTTTCGATCCGTTTGGCAACGCCACGCATACCGCGTTGTCGTTCAATCTCGTCGGAGAGGACGTCCTGATTACCGGCGCCGGCCCGATTGGCATCATGGCAGTGGCGATCGCGAAGCACGTCGGCGCACGCAACGTCGTGATCACCGACGTCAACGATTACCGCCTCGACCTCGCACGCAAAATGGGCGCGACGCGCGCGGTGAACGTATCACGCGAATCGCTGCGCGACGTAATGACCGATCTGCATATGACCGAAGGCTTTGACGTCGGTCTGGAAATGTCGGGTGTCCCGAGCGCCTTCACGAGCATGCTCGAAGCGATGAATCACGGCGGCAAGATCGCACTGCTTGGCATTCCGCCCGCGCAGACTGCAATCGACTGGACGCAGGTGATCTTCAAGGGCCTCGAGATCAAGGGCATTTACGGCCGCGAGATGTTCGAGACCTGGTACAAGATGGTCGCGATGCTGCAAAGCGGGCTCGATCTGTCGCCGATCCTCACGCATCGCTTCCCGGTCGACGACTACGAGCGCGCCTTTGCGACCATGCTCTCGGGCGAAAGCGGCAAGGTCATTCTCGACTGGACCGCCGCCTGA
- a CDS encoding TetR/AcrR family transcriptional regulator: MATSDDNLSAASPRERLLEAAEALIYAGGIHATGVDAIVRQSGTARKSFYTHFESKDALVAAALARRDERWMNWFVEGTLRSGNTARTRLIGMFDVLREWFSSGDFHGCAFLNAAGEIEAADDPIRVVAREHKVRLLQFVRSVCDQYVATIDRDAHCAARLSRKWLILIDGAIGVALVSGDADAALDARAAAERLLEAESATPRSPSRQASTRRKEKP; the protein is encoded by the coding sequence ATGGCTACTTCCGATGACAATCTGTCCGCAGCGAGTCCGCGCGAGCGGCTGCTCGAAGCCGCTGAAGCGTTGATCTACGCTGGCGGCATCCACGCAACTGGCGTCGATGCGATCGTCCGCCAGTCGGGGACGGCGCGCAAAAGCTTCTATACCCACTTCGAATCGAAGGATGCGCTCGTCGCCGCCGCGCTGGCGCGGCGTGACGAGCGCTGGATGAACTGGTTCGTAGAAGGAACCTTGCGCAGTGGTAACACCGCGCGCACGCGTCTGATCGGCATGTTCGACGTCTTGCGCGAGTGGTTTTCGTCGGGTGATTTTCATGGCTGCGCGTTCCTCAACGCCGCAGGAGAAATCGAAGCCGCCGACGATCCGATCCGTGTCGTTGCGCGCGAACACAAAGTGCGTTTGCTGCAATTCGTCCGATCCGTATGCGACCAATACGTCGCTACGATCGATCGGGACGCGCACTGTGCTGCGCGGCTGTCACGTAAGTGGCTGATCCTGATCGACGGTGCGATCGGTGTGGCACTCGTGAGCGGCGACGCCGATGCCGCGCTCGATGCGCGCGCCGCGGCCGAACGTCTGCTCGAAGCCGAATCCGCAACCCCTCGCTCGCCTTCACGGCAAGCCTCCACCCGACGTAAGGAAAAGC